CGAGGTCACCACCAAGGCGTACGCGCCGATCGCCAAGCTCGTGCGCGACAAGGTGCTGGAGATCGGCTACGACTCCTCCAAGAAGGGCTTCGACGGCGCCTCCTGCGGCGTGTCCGTGTCCATCGGCGCGCAGTCCCCGGACATCGCGCAGGGCGTCGACACCGCGTACGAGAAGCGGGTCGGCGGAGAGGAGGACGAGCTCGACAAGCAGGGCGCCGGCGACCAGGGCCTGATGTTCGGCTACGCGTGCGACGAGACGCCCGAGCTGATGCCGCTCCCGATCCACCTCGCCCACCGGCTCTCGCGCCGGCTGTCCGAGGTCCGCAAGAACGGGACCATCCCCTACCTGCGTCCCGACGGCAAGACCCAGGTCACCATCGAGTACGAGGGCGACAAGGCCGCCCGTCTCGACACTGTGGTCGTCTCCTCGCAGCACGCGTCGGACATCGACCTGGACTCGCTCCTGGCACCCGACATCCGCGAGTTCGTCGTCGAGCACGTGATCGGGCAGCTCCTCGAAGACGGCATCAAGCTGGAGACCGAGGGCTACCGCCTGCTGGTCAACCCCACGGGCCGCTTCGAGATCGGCGGCCCGATGGGCGACGCCGGGCTCACCGGCCGCAAGATCATCATCGACACCTACGGCGGCATGGCCCGCCACGGCGGCGGCGCCTTCTCCGGCAAGGACCCGTCCAAGGTGGACCGCAGCGCCGCGTACGCGATGCGCTGGGTCGCGAAGAACGTGGTCGCCGCCGGCCTGGCCGCGCGCTGCGAGGTCCAGGTCGCGTACGCGATCGGCAAGGCCGAGCCGGTGGGCCTGTTCGTCGAGACCTTCGGCACCGCCACGGTCGACGTCGAGAAGATCGAGCAGGCCATCGCCACGGTCTTCGACCTGCGCCCGG
The nucleotide sequence above comes from Streptomyces sp. NBC_01716. Encoded proteins:
- the metK gene encoding methionine adenosyltransferase, whose protein sequence is MSRRLFTSESVTEGHPDKIADQISDTILDALLREDPTSRVAVETLITTGLVHVAGEVTTKAYAPIAKLVRDKVLEIGYDSSKKGFDGASCGVSVSIGAQSPDIAQGVDTAYEKRVGGEEDELDKQGAGDQGLMFGYACDETPELMPLPIHLAHRLSRRLSEVRKNGTIPYLRPDGKTQVTIEYEGDKAARLDTVVVSSQHASDIDLDSLLAPDIREFVVEHVIGQLLEDGIKLETEGYRLLVNPTGRFEIGGPMGDAGLTGRKIIIDTYGGMARHGGGAFSGKDPSKVDRSAAYAMRWVAKNVVAAGLAARCEVQVAYAIGKAEPVGLFVETFGTATVDVEKIEQAIATVFDLRPAAIIRDLDLLRPIYAQTAAYGHFGREEPDFTWERTDRVDALRAAVGL